The Metabacillus sediminilitoris genome window below encodes:
- a CDS encoding DUF86 domain-containing protein translates to MYFVDRELIEAKLCFLEKQLTIFNEHTSWSNDIEKAALERICQLSIEAILDVGNAIIDGFIMRDPGSYEDIIDILLDETVINKDEAMGLKEVILLRKVLVHDYLHVDVDKLIHTFTIHKSPIKSFPTNVRTYIQNELGPVTAFKPI, encoded by the coding sequence ATGTACTTTGTTGATCGTGAATTAATTGAAGCAAAGCTATGCTTTCTTGAAAAACAGTTAACTATTTTTAATGAACATACAAGTTGGAGCAATGATATCGAGAAGGCTGCACTTGAAAGAATCTGTCAATTAAGTATAGAAGCCATTCTTGATGTAGGCAATGCAATAATTGACGGATTTATTATGAGAGATCCAGGGAGCTATGAAGATATTATTGATATCCTGTTAGATGAAACAGTTATTAATAAAGATGAAGCAATGGGATTAAAAGAAGTCATTTTACTTAGAAAAGTATTGGTTCACGATTATTTACATGTTGATGTTGATAAGCTCATCCATACCTTTACGATTCATAAATCGCCTATAAAATCATTTCCAACAAATGTTCGAACATACATACAAAACGAATTAGGTCCTGTTACAGCCTTCAAGCCGATTTAA
- a CDS encoding YunC family protein, giving the protein MVSLTPIIIDGKQFTAITIALPKTNFMAITNDKGYIMCGALDVALLNEKLKDRGIIAGRAVGVRTIDQLLNAPLESVTYEAEKLGIVVGTIGKDALLKMS; this is encoded by the coding sequence ATGGTTAGCCTAACTCCAATTATTATTGATGGAAAACAATTTACGGCAATCACAATTGCGTTACCAAAAACAAACTTTATGGCAATTACAAACGATAAAGGCTATATTATGTGTGGTGCTCTAGATGTGGCATTATTAAATGAAAAATTAAAGGATAGAGGAATCATTGCAGGCCGAGCAGTAGGGGTTCGGACAATTGATCAATTACTTAATGCTCCATTAGAATCCGTCACATATGAAGCTGAAAAACTTGGAATTGTTGTAGGAACAATAGGAAAAGATGCCCTTCTAAAAATGTCATAA
- a CDS encoding sulfite exporter TauE/SafE family protein yields the protein MEWVILIIVGVFAGTLGSLVGLGGGIIVVPMLLSLGSYLPSFNDVSPQVAVGTSLLVVIFTGLSSTLTYMKFKKVDYKSGLIFFIGSGPGSIIGAYVNKLFNTSSFSIWFGLFMIFVSILLMVKGKLPQLKQRQGKKVIRPYIGEDGNEYTYAYQPIPGVIISFVVGFISGIFGIGGGSLMVPAMILLFMFPPHIAVATSMFIIFLSSVISSITHIALGNINWLFAAALVPGAWIGGRVGAIISTKMQGKTIINLLRIVLIIAGFKLIYEGFFG from the coding sequence GTGGAATGGGTTATTTTAATTATTGTAGGTGTGTTTGCAGGGACATTAGGTAGCTTAGTTGGATTAGGCGGAGGGATTATTGTTGTTCCCATGCTGCTATCTTTAGGATCCTATCTCCCTTCTTTTAACGATGTCTCGCCGCAAGTAGCTGTTGGGACATCTTTATTGGTTGTTATCTTTACAGGTTTGTCTTCAACATTAACCTATATGAAATTTAAAAAAGTGGATTATAAAAGTGGACTTATCTTTTTTATCGGAAGTGGACCAGGCAGCATTATTGGCGCCTATGTAAATAAATTATTTAATACAAGTTCTTTTTCTATTTGGTTTGGTTTATTTATGATCTTTGTTTCCATTCTATTAATGGTAAAAGGTAAACTGCCGCAACTAAAGCAGCGTCAGGGAAAAAAAGTAATTCGACCTTATATCGGTGAGGATGGGAATGAATATACCTATGCATATCAACCAATTCCTGGAGTGATCATCTCGTTTGTGGTTGGCTTTATTTCAGGAATATTTGGCATAGGCGGCGGTTCATTAATGGTACCAGCAATGATCCTATTGTTCATGTTTCCGCCACATATCGCAGTTGCTACATCCATGTTTATAATATTCCTATCGTCTGTTATTAGCTCAATTACTCATATTGCCTTAGGGAATATAAACTGGCTTTTTGCTGCTGCACTCGTCCCGGGAGCATGGATTGGCGGAAGAGTTGGAGCAATTATTAGTACGAAAATGCAAGGAAAAACAATTATCAATCTATTAAGAATTGTGTTAATCATTGCTGGATTCAAATTGATTTACGAAGGTTTTTTTGGATAG
- a CDS encoding YutD family protein has product MICVQNQCFELVQEVKDGFNEEAFKERYSEILNKYDFIVGDWGYNQLRLRGFFDDQNQKASFDTKISTLDEYIYEYCNFGCAYFVLKKIKK; this is encoded by the coding sequence ATGATATGTGTTCAAAACCAATGTTTTGAGTTAGTACAAGAAGTGAAAGACGGCTTTAATGAAGAAGCTTTTAAGGAAAGATACAGTGAAATTTTAAATAAATATGACTTTATCGTAGGTGATTGGGGATATAATCAACTTAGGTTGCGAGGTTTCTTTGATGATCAAAATCAAAAGGCTTCTTTTGACACAAAGATCAGTACGTTGGATGAGTATATTTATGAGTATTGCAATTTTGGCTGTGCATATTTCGTCTTAAAGAAAATAAAAAAATAA
- a CDS encoding TIGR01457 family HAD-type hydrolase: MKRYKGYLIDLDGTMYKGTEKIEAASMFVEQLVKNNLPYLFVTNNSSLTPEQVAKKLTDFQIPATAETVFTTSQATANFIWEKKNDATVFAIGEVGLKTALQRKGLELVEKDPDYVVMGIDREISYEKLANACIAVRNGAAFISTNGDIALPTERGLMPGNGALTSVVSVSTKTQPIFIGKPESIIVEQALQVLGIEKSETLMVGDNYDTDIKAGINCGLDTLLVHTGVTLKEHLHAYSIQPTYTVDSLDDYVRRVLEV; the protein is encoded by the coding sequence GTGAAGCGATATAAGGGTTATTTAATTGATTTAGACGGTACGATGTATAAAGGAACAGAAAAAATAGAAGCAGCTAGTATGTTTGTTGAGCAATTAGTAAAAAACAATTTACCATATTTATTTGTTACGAACAATTCCTCACTAACACCAGAGCAAGTAGCTAAAAAGCTAACCGATTTTCAAATTCCTGCCACGGCAGAGACTGTTTTTACGACAAGCCAGGCTACTGCTAACTTTATCTGGGAAAAAAAGAACGATGCAACTGTTTTTGCGATTGGAGAGGTCGGATTAAAAACCGCTCTTCAAAGAAAAGGATTGGAGCTTGTAGAAAAGGATCCTGATTATGTCGTGATGGGTATAGACCGTGAAATTTCATATGAAAAGCTTGCGAACGCATGTATTGCAGTCAGAAATGGAGCTGCATTTATTTCAACGAACGGTGATATTGCGCTGCCGACAGAAAGAGGCCTGATGCCAGGAAATGGGGCACTAACTTCAGTGGTTTCAGTCTCAACGAAAACACAGCCAATCTTTATAGGTAAACCAGAAAGTATTATTGTTGAACAAGCGTTACAGGTTTTAGGCATAGAAAAAAGTGAAACCTTAATGGTTGGAGATAATTATGACACCGATATTAAAGCAGGTATTAATTGCGGTTTAGATACATTGCTTGTACATACGGGTGTTACATTGAAAGAACATTTACATGCCTATTCGATTCAACCAACATATACAGTTGATTCGTTAGATGACTATGTACGCAGAGTCTTAGAAGTGTAA
- a CDS encoding bifunctional metallophosphatase/5'-nucleotidase: MLETIHLYHTNDLHSHFENWPTIVQFINKRREIHVQNHEQMFLLDIGDHADRFHPITEATNGKANVELLNMLQYDAVTIGNNEGITFSHDDLDSLYEKAEFPIIVSNLYTELGERPEWAVPYQILTLNNGIKVALLGVTVYYEKFYALLGWKVKDPFQSILETVQQVKEQADIIVLLSHLGISDDEIIAREFPDIDIIIGGHTHHVLQRGKKIDDTLVAGAGKYGQYVGHISLTVDSEQKELVNCKASITSMMEQDEGCSETEVWLKQMLLKSEEKLSEVVGVLKDDLTLDWFKDSPFPLYLARALRQWCHGEVSMINSGILLEPLSKGPVTKKDLHRICPHPINPCKVELKGDVLKEVIIQAREERMEHLELKGLGFRGKVMGRMVFDGIDVKTERLADGKEHVTEIIVLGEPINLDRVYAVATVDMFTLGPLYPEISHSEKKLFYMPELLRDLLAWKIGENPAGM; encoded by the coding sequence ATGCTAGAAACAATCCATCTTTACCACACAAATGATTTACATAGTCACTTTGAAAATTGGCCAACTATTGTACAATTTATAAATAAAAGACGAGAAATCCATGTGCAAAATCATGAACAAATGTTTCTTCTGGATATTGGCGATCATGCAGACAGATTTCACCCTATTACAGAAGCGACAAATGGCAAGGCAAATGTAGAATTGTTAAATATGCTTCAATATGATGCAGTGACAATTGGGAACAATGAAGGAATTACATTCTCTCACGATGACTTAGATTCTCTTTATGAGAAAGCGGAATTTCCTATCATCGTATCAAATCTATATACAGAGCTAGGAGAACGGCCAGAATGGGCTGTTCCCTATCAAATTTTGACCTTAAATAATGGAATAAAGGTTGCCCTACTAGGTGTAACAGTCTATTATGAAAAGTTTTATGCCCTTCTTGGATGGAAAGTAAAAGACCCTTTTCAAAGTATTTTAGAAACAGTCCAGCAAGTAAAGGAACAGGCTGACATCATTGTTCTGCTTTCACATCTCGGGATTAGTGATGATGAGATTATTGCAAGGGAATTTCCTGATATCGATATTATTATTGGTGGTCACACACATCATGTCCTTCAAAGAGGAAAAAAAATAGACGATACTTTAGTTGCAGGAGCCGGTAAATATGGACAATATGTCGGTCATATTTCGTTAACTGTAGATAGTGAACAAAAAGAATTAGTAAATTGTAAAGCTTCTATCACTTCAATGATGGAACAAGATGAGGGTTGCTCTGAAACGGAAGTATGGCTGAAACAAATGTTGTTAAAAAGTGAAGAAAAGCTTTCAGAGGTAGTTGGAGTGTTAAAGGATGATTTGACGCTTGATTGGTTTAAAGATTCCCCATTTCCTTTGTATTTAGCTCGTGCCTTACGACAATGGTGTCATGGTGAAGTGTCGATGATCAATTCAGGGATATTATTAGAACCGTTGAGTAAAGGACCTGTAACGAAAAAAGATTTACATCGAATATGTCCTCATCCTATCAATCCATGTAAGGTAGAGTTAAAAGGAGATGTATTGAAAGAGGTCATTATACAAGCAAGAGAAGAAAGAATGGAACATCTTGAACTAAAAGGTTTAGGCTTTAGGGGAAAAGTGATGGGAAGAATGGTCTTTGATGGGATTGACGTAAAAACAGAGAGGCTTGCAGATGGGAAAGAGCATGTAACTGAAATCATTGTGCTAGGTGAGCCGATTAATCTAGATAGGGTCTATGCAGTGGCAACAGTTGATATGTTCACACTTGGTCCATTATATCCTGAAATTAGCCATTCTGAGAAAAAACTCTTTTATATGCCTGAACTATTAAGAGATCTCTTAGCTTGGAAAATAGGTGAAAATCCAGCGGGAATGTAG
- a CDS encoding DUF72 domain-containing protein — MSIQIGLTGWGDHDSLYPLKTQTKNKLQEYAAHFPIVEIDASFYAIQPERNIEKWLRDTPDSFQFIPKAYQGMTGHLRGTDTFEQKDEMFKAFIRSIKPIQKANKLAMVLFQFPPWFSCTKENVTYLKWCREQMDDIDVALEFRNQSWFSNSYYDQTLRFMESERWIHSIVDEPQAGVRSIPTVLHPTDSRKTLIRMHGRNVHGWNKPASNEDWRDVRYLYQYNEEELLQWKDHLDLLQKQSETIFMLFNNNSGGDAAANAKMMMDILNITYKGLAEKQLSLFQDEEGL; from the coding sequence TTGTCAATTCAAATTGGACTAACTGGTTGGGGAGATCATGATTCCCTTTATCCTTTAAAAACGCAAACGAAAAATAAATTACAAGAATATGCTGCTCATTTTCCAATCGTTGAAATTGATGCGAGCTTTTATGCCATTCAACCAGAACGAAATATTGAAAAATGGTTGAGGGATACACCTGATTCATTTCAATTTATACCAAAGGCATATCAAGGTATGACAGGACATCTTCGCGGAACAGATACTTTTGAACAAAAAGACGAGATGTTTAAAGCATTTATTAGATCTATCAAACCTATTCAAAAAGCGAACAAGCTTGCAATGGTTTTATTTCAATTTCCTCCATGGTTTTCATGTACGAAAGAAAATGTTACATATTTAAAATGGTGTAGGGAGCAAATGGATGATATAGATGTGGCCCTTGAATTTCGTAATCAATCATGGTTTTCAAACAGCTACTATGATCAGACACTAAGGTTTATGGAATCTGAGAGATGGATCCATAGCATTGTTGATGAACCACAGGCCGGCGTGAGGTCCATTCCAACTGTTCTGCATCCTACAGATTCTAGAAAAACATTAATTAGAATGCATGGGCGCAATGTACATGGCTGGAATAAGCCGGCTTCTAATGAAGATTGGCGAGATGTGAGGTATTTGTATCAGTATAATGAGGAAGAGTTGCTTCAATGGAAGGACCATTTAGACCTCCTTCAAAAACAGTCAGAAACGATTTTTATGCTCTTTAATAATAATTCTGGCGGAGATGCGGCAGCAAATGCAAAAATGATGATGGACATTTTAAACATTACGTATAAAGGGTTAGCTGAAAAACAATTAAGCTTGTTTCAAGATGAAGAGGGGCTGTAA
- a CDS encoding YhcN/YlaJ family sporulation lipoprotein, producing MKRKLMFSAVGLSFLTACQYGAGEESSFLHESGNTINVQDRTDLYNEEGHTNVNHGKTANFGYVRHQKSGIPQDITFRHTPGMDREQAANTISSLIVQLPNVNDVATLVTDEEVLVAYETDSDNRFETADQVKKTALSAVPRYYHVYVSDGDNMIQQIEAFSPLDSTSRNIDQIISKTIKEMLKYPQGRALNKGENANGEGYGEMNEDLDDDTKDNYEKTRFNNGAMK from the coding sequence ATAAAAAGGAAATTAATGTTTAGTGCTGTTGGTTTATCATTCTTAACTGCTTGTCAGTATGGTGCTGGTGAGGAATCTTCATTCTTACATGAAAGCGGCAATACAATAAATGTACAGGATCGAACAGATCTTTACAATGAAGAGGGTCATACAAATGTCAATCATGGTAAGACAGCAAACTTTGGTTATGTAAGACACCAAAAAAGCGGCATTCCTCAAGATATTACATTCAGACATACACCCGGCATGGATCGGGAGCAGGCTGCAAATACAATTAGCAGCTTAATTGTACAGTTACCAAATGTAAATGATGTTGCTACATTGGTAACTGATGAGGAAGTATTGGTTGCCTATGAAACAGACTCTGATAATCGATTTGAAACAGCAGATCAAGTCAAGAAAACAGCATTATCTGCCGTTCCAAGATATTATCATGTTTACGTTTCAGATGGAGATAATATGATCCAGCAAATAGAAGCATTCAGTCCACTTGATTCCACAAGCCGCAATATTGATCAAATAATAAGCAAAACAATTAAAGAAATGCTTAAATATCCACAAGGTCGTGCCTTGAATAAAGGTGAGAATGCAAATGGAGAAGGCTATGGTGAGATGAATGAGGATTTAGATGATGATACAAAAGACAACTATGAAAAAACTCGTTTTAACAATGGCGCGATGAAATAA
- a CDS encoding DUF3055 domain-containing protein has translation MSERFFLYDDTVDTKTRFVSFMGENHRFDLAIIQSDRYYGKQIVLDIQSNRFAIIGEDDLKEPGYLEYAFKLNEEDAEEMRDFLYELI, from the coding sequence ATGTCTGAACGCTTTTTTTTATATGATGATACTGTTGATACGAAAACAAGATTTGTAAGCTTTATGGGGGAAAATCACCGGTTTGATTTGGCTATTATTCAGAGTGACAGGTATTATGGTAAACAAATCGTCCTTGATATACAGAGTAATCGTTTCGCTATTATCGGTGAAGACGATCTTAAAGAACCGGGATATTTAGAATATGCATTTAAACTTAACGAAGAAGATGCTGAGGAAATGCGTGATTTTTTATATGAATTGATTTAG
- a CDS encoding EAL domain-containing protein — MNSGFMEKQFRRFKKWNKLFLPLHKLRYYPPKFVLRDPVLEGVYQAITSGQQVAVIVINVSNLREFSQQLETNQLYEFKNDLKIGFKHVFDDSIYKNDLLVVHDYYSEGLTIFLRINDEKQSVVHIEKMLRVLMPQLEKWIFAKYPYFHHTFEIGYMFMERKQCTTQDALYLAQQQAVAMAEKRVQTRYIETLLEVRDIIQKREITLLAQPIIDLSNKRIKAWEFLTRGPKGTALENPLQLFSLARQSNLIYDLELLVLEKSFQMIERVKCVDDVFLNFTPITLGNKRFIPALEKLLDRHQNINPYKMIFEVTERDSIEGLTFFRDNIKQLRQKGFRIAVDDTGAGYSSLHTISEIMPDIIKIDRSVIQDIDTNRVKESMLKGLILIAKETGSLVVAEGIEKKEEAEVLKRNHVDLAQGYFYAKPGTLEKERVALL; from the coding sequence ATGAACAGTGGATTTATGGAAAAACAATTCAGGAGATTTAAAAAGTGGAATAAGCTTTTTTTACCACTGCATAAATTACGCTATTATCCGCCGAAGTTTGTGCTTAGGGATCCTGTATTAGAGGGTGTATATCAAGCAATAACAAGTGGACAGCAGGTAGCTGTAATCGTAATCAATGTCTCAAACCTTCGAGAATTTTCCCAACAACTGGAAACCAATCAATTATACGAATTTAAAAATGATTTAAAAATTGGTTTTAAACATGTTTTTGATGATTCAATCTACAAGAATGATTTACTTGTTGTTCATGATTATTATAGTGAAGGATTAACGATTTTTTTAAGAATCAATGACGAAAAACAGAGTGTTGTACATATCGAGAAAATGTTAAGAGTTCTTATGCCACAGTTGGAAAAATGGATTTTTGCAAAATATCCATACTTTCATCATACATTTGAAATTGGCTATATGTTTATGGAAAGAAAACAATGTACAACACAGGATGCATTGTATTTAGCACAACAGCAGGCTGTAGCAATGGCTGAAAAGCGTGTGCAAACTCGCTATATTGAAACATTATTAGAGGTTCGTGATATCATTCAAAAGCGGGAAATTACTTTATTAGCTCAACCTATTATAGATTTATCAAATAAACGTATTAAGGCTTGGGAATTTTTAACGAGAGGACCTAAAGGAACCGCCTTAGAAAACCCTCTCCAATTATTTTCTCTTGCCAGACAATCGAATTTAATATATGACTTGGAGTTATTAGTTTTAGAAAAATCATTCCAAATGATTGAACGCGTTAAGTGTGTTGATGATGTATTTTTAAATTTCACTCCTATAACGTTAGGGAATAAACGATTTATCCCAGCACTTGAAAAATTATTAGACCGCCATCAAAATATTAACCCTTATAAGATGATCTTTGAAGTAACTGAGCGTGATTCGATAGAAGGATTAACTTTTTTTCGAGATAACATAAAACAGTTACGACAAAAAGGTTTTCGAATTGCAGTTGATGATACAGGAGCGGGCTATTCTAGTCTGCATACGATCAGTGAAATAATGCCAGATATAATAAAAATTGATCGATCCGTTATCCAAGATATTGATACAAACAGAGTGAAGGAATCGATGTTAAAAGGGCTCATTTTAATTGCTAAAGAAACAGGATCTCTTGTGGTCGCAGAGGGCATTGAAAAGAAAGAAGAAGCTGAAGTCTTAAAGAGAAATCATGTTGATTTAGCGCAAGGGTATTTTTATGCTAAACCAGGCACACTAGAAAAAGAGCGTGTGGCTTTACTATAA
- the yunB gene encoding sporulation protein YunB, translating to MANFRGRRPRKGPLPFRYVLLLTLVIFIFLTSGSFWVVNKQVEPALMDIAELEATKVATTIIQEAVKQEIVDSNKAKDLVTTHEDKDGNITMITFDSQTVRKALDHVTENIVTRLHAIEEDNFKDTKTGLASTNGQSDGIMYEIPLGQITDNAILSSLGPNIPVRFYLIGDVHTDIKRTVKEYGINNAIHEVLIYTEVTVQVIIPFSSDTKKISNSIPVIDITVPGEVPLYYNDGGNNSPAIELPKNSN from the coding sequence TTGGCTAATTTCCGCGGTCGCCGCCCGCGAAAAGGACCCTTGCCTTTTCGGTATGTGTTGTTACTAACCTTGGTTATTTTTATATTTCTAACTTCAGGGAGTTTCTGGGTCGTCAATAAACAAGTAGAACCAGCGTTAATGGATATTGCAGAGCTTGAAGCAACAAAGGTAGCAACGACGATTATACAGGAAGCTGTAAAGCAAGAAATTGTTGATTCAAATAAAGCAAAGGATCTAGTTACGACACATGAAGATAAAGATGGGAATATTACGATGATTACGTTTGATTCCCAAACGGTTAGAAAGGCGTTAGATCATGTCACAGAGAATATTGTGACAAGGCTTCATGCCATTGAAGAGGATAATTTTAAGGATACAAAAACTGGATTAGCTTCTACTAATGGACAGAGTGATGGGATTATGTATGAGATTCCCTTAGGACAAATAACTGACAATGCGATTTTAAGTAGTTTAGGGCCAAATATCCCTGTACGCTTTTATTTAATTGGTGATGTTCATACAGATATTAAAAGAACAGTTAAGGAATATGGTATAAACAATGCAATCCATGAAGTCCTAATTTATACCGAGGTGACCGTACAAGTCATTATTCCCTTTTCCTCAGATACAAAAAAAATCTCAAATTCAATTCCGGTCATTGATATAACAGTCCCTGGTGAAGTTCCTCTCTATTATAACGATGGTGGTAATAACTCTCCAGCAATTGAATTACCGAAAAACTCAAATTAA
- the lipA gene encoding lipoyl synthase, which produces MAKKEEYLRKPEWLKIKLNTNENYTDLKKMMRENNLHTVCEEAKCPNIHECWAVRRTATFMILGSVCTRACRFCAVKTGLPNELDLAEPERVADSVALMNLKHAVITMVARDDLKDGGAKVLAETIRAIRRKSPFTSVEVLPSDLGGVYENLKMVMDAKPDILNHNIETVRELTPRVRARAKYERSLDFLKQAKEMQPEIPTKSSLMIGLGETKEQIIETMDDLRANHVDIMTIGQYLQPTKKHLKVQKYYHPDEFAELREIAMSKGFSHCEAGPLVRSSYHADEQVNAATKQRQAQA; this is translated from the coding sequence ATGGCGAAAAAGGAAGAATATTTGCGTAAGCCAGAATGGTTAAAAATAAAATTAAATACGAATGAGAACTACACCGATCTTAAGAAAATGATGAGAGAAAATAATCTTCATACAGTTTGTGAAGAAGCAAAATGTCCGAATATCCATGAATGCTGGGCAGTTCGTAGAACAGCTACATTTATGATTTTAGGCTCGGTTTGTACGCGCGCCTGTCGTTTCTGTGCCGTCAAAACAGGATTGCCGAATGAGCTTGATTTAGCAGAGCCGGAACGTGTTGCAGATTCTGTTGCGTTAATGAACTTAAAGCATGCAGTTATTACAATGGTCGCTCGTGATGATTTAAAGGATGGCGGTGCAAAGGTTCTTGCTGAAACCATTCGTGCAATCCGCCGTAAAAGTCCATTTACATCTGTTGAAGTATTACCTTCAGATTTAGGCGGTGTTTACGAGAACCTAAAAATGGTCATGGATGCGAAGCCCGATATTTTAAACCATAATATTGAAACAGTTCGTGAGCTTACTCCAAGAGTTCGTGCCCGTGCGAAATATGAACGTTCTTTAGACTTCTTAAAGCAAGCAAAAGAAATGCAGCCGGAAATTCCAACAAAGTCTAGTCTAATGATTGGACTAGGGGAAACAAAGGAACAAATCATCGAAACAATGGATGATTTAAGAGCAAATCATGTTGATATCATGACAATTGGCCAATATTTACAGCCGACAAAAAAGCATTTGAAAGTTCAAAAATACTACCATCCAGACGAATTTGCAGAGCTTCGTGAAATTGCAATGAGCAAAGGCTTCAGCCATTGTGAAGCTGGTCCGCTTGTTCGTTCTTCTTATCATGCTGATGAACAGGTTAATGCTGCAACAAAACAAAGGCAAGCACAAGCCTAA
- a CDS encoding M23 family metallopeptidase, which produces MISFTAQSITYGAETNQNEEFQKRMSLYKKVETVTNIPWYVLASIDQYERNVRHSRNDIPKAKGLIEIYIKPEIWTGPLNPNKNDMNPLSIGFFGGMGIDGDGDERADPTNDEDVLYAFAHFLQAYGADLENIKIGLWDYYQRDKAVGLIIGHMKLYQKYGHLDLDKHAFPVPLNHNFSYNNTWGDARGWGGRRIHEGTDIFANYGVPVRATCYGVIEMKGWNRFGGWRVGIRDIDNTYHYFAHLNGFADGLQTGQVVEPGQLIGSVGSSGYGPPGTAGKFPPHLHYGLYKDNGRTEWSFDPYPHLKAWERADRRNRK; this is translated from the coding sequence ATGATTAGTTTCACAGCTCAATCGATCACTTATGGGGCTGAAACAAATCAAAATGAAGAATTTCAAAAGCGAATGAGCTTATATAAAAAAGTCGAAACTGTAACGAATATTCCTTGGTATGTCTTAGCTTCTATAGATCAATATGAAAGAAATGTACGACACTCTCGAAATGATATTCCTAAAGCAAAGGGATTGATTGAAATCTATATCAAGCCTGAGATATGGACAGGTCCACTCAATCCAAATAAAAATGATATGAATCCGTTAAGTATAGGATTTTTTGGCGGAATGGGTATTGATGGTGATGGAGATGAACGGGCAGATCCAACAAATGATGAAGATGTTCTATATGCATTTGCCCATTTTTTACAAGCATATGGAGCAGATCTTGAAAATATAAAGATAGGTTTATGGGATTATTATCAACGTGATAAAGCTGTTGGACTTATTATAGGTCATATGAAATTGTATCAAAAATATGGCCATCTAGACTTAGATAAACATGCTTTCCCTGTTCCTCTAAACCATAATTTCAGCTATAACAATACATGGGGTGATGCCAGGGGCTGGGGAGGCCGTAGAATTCATGAAGGAACAGATATATTCGCAAATTATGGGGTTCCAGTTCGAGCCACTTGTTATGGTGTGATTGAAATGAAGGGGTGGAACCGTTTTGGAGGCTGGCGCGTCGGCATACGAGATATTGATAATACGTACCACTATTTCGCCCATTTAAATGGATTTGCCGATGGCTTGCAAACAGGTCAGGTCGTTGAACCCGGTCAACTTATAGGTTCTGTCGGAAGCTCGGGATACGGTCCTCCTGGAACAGCTGGAAAATTCCCTCCGCATCTTCATTATGGTCTTTATAAGGATAATGGTCGTACAGAATGGTCATTTGATCCATATCCACATCTAAAAGCATGGGAACGTGCAGATAGAAGGAATAGAAAGTAA
- a CDS encoding phosphatidylglycerophosphatase A family protein codes for MKSNEKMDIVEKTARDWMVKRGVKLEDIADLVYFLQEKYHPDLSIDECLENVDRVLTKREVQNAIITGIQLDVLAEKGQLEEPLQSIIGTDESLYGVDEILAFSIVNIYGSIGFTNYGYIDKLKPGILKYLNDKSTGKCHTFLDDIVGAIAAAASSRLAHRARNVK; via the coding sequence AAAGATGGATATAGTTGAAAAAACAGCACGTGATTGGATGGTAAAACGCGGAGTAAAACTTGAAGATATCGCAGATCTCGTATACTTTCTACAGGAAAAGTATCACCCTGATTTATCAATTGATGAATGTTTAGAAAATGTGGATCGAGTCCTTACGAAAAGAGAAGTACAAAATGCAATCATTACCGGAATTCAATTGGATGTGTTAGCTGAAAAAGGTCAATTAGAGGAACCATTACAATCGATTATCGGCACGGATGAAAGCCTTTATGGTGTTGATGAAATACTTGCATTTTCAATTGTAAACATATATGGTTCCATCGGATTCACTAATTATGGATATATTGATAAACTTAAACCAGGTATCTTAAAATATCTAAATGATAAATCTACAGGCAAATGTCATACATTTTTAGATGATATCGTTGGTGCGATTGCTGCAGCAGCTTCTAGCAGACTTGCCCATCGTGCTAGAAATGTTAAATAA